One Qipengyuania gaetbuli genomic region harbors:
- a CDS encoding acetyl-CoA C-acetyltransferase encodes MPEAYIVEAVRTAGGRRGGRLAGIHPVDLAAKSLDAIMERSGLEAKAIDDVVMGCVSQGGEQAMQVGRNAVLAAKRLGEGVPAVTIDRQCGSSQQAIQFAAQAVMSGTQDVVIASGVESMTRVPMGSTAMFHMKEGLGNYKSPGLEEKYPGIQWSQFMGAEMIVKKHGFTKDDLDRFALSSHQKAIEATRSGAFNAEIVPVEVETPEGTEMHTVDEGIRFDATLESISSVKLLSPEGTITAATSSQICDGSSAVLVVSEKALKEYGLTPMARIHNLTVTAGDPVIMLEEPLFATDRALQRAGMKIEDIDLFEVNEAFAPVPLAWLKHTGADPDRLNVNGGAIALGHPLGASGTKLMATLVHALKARGKKYGLQTMCEGGGVANVTIVEAL; translated from the coding sequence ATGCCCGAAGCCTATATCGTCGAAGCCGTCCGTACTGCCGGGGGCAGGCGCGGCGGTCGCCTTGCCGGAATCCATCCAGTCGACCTCGCTGCCAAGTCGCTCGATGCGATCATGGAGCGTTCGGGACTCGAAGCGAAGGCGATCGACGATGTGGTGATGGGCTGCGTCAGCCAGGGCGGCGAACAGGCCATGCAGGTCGGCCGTAACGCCGTGCTCGCCGCCAAGCGCCTCGGCGAAGGCGTGCCGGCCGTCACCATCGACCGCCAGTGCGGTTCCTCGCAGCAGGCGATCCAGTTCGCCGCGCAGGCCGTAATGAGCGGGACGCAGGACGTCGTGATCGCCAGCGGCGTGGAAAGCATGACCCGTGTGCCCATGGGCTCGACTGCCATGTTCCACATGAAAGAGGGGCTGGGGAACTACAAGTCGCCCGGCCTCGAGGAGAAATACCCCGGCATCCAGTGGTCGCAGTTCATGGGCGCCGAGATGATCGTGAAGAAGCACGGCTTCACCAAGGACGACCTCGACCGCTTCGCCCTGTCGAGCCACCAGAAGGCGATCGAGGCGACCCGGTCGGGCGCATTCAATGCCGAGATCGTGCCGGTCGAGGTGGAAACCCCCGAAGGCACCGAAATGCACACGGTCGATGAAGGCATCCGCTTCGATGCGACGCTGGAATCGATTTCCTCGGTCAAGCTGCTCAGCCCCGAAGGCACGATCACGGCGGCCACCAGCAGCCAGATCTGCGACGGGTCGAGCGCGGTGCTGGTCGTCAGCGAGAAGGCGCTGAAGGAATACGGCCTCACCCCGATGGCGCGCATTCACAACCTGACTGTCACTGCAGGCGATCCGGTGATCATGCTGGAAGAGCCGCTGTTTGCCACCGACCGTGCGCTGCAGCGGGCCGGCATGAAGATCGAGGACATCGACCTGTTCGAGGTCAACGAGGCCTTCGCCCCGGTGCCGCTCGCCTGGCTCAAGCACACCGGTGCCGATCCCGACCGCCTCAACGTCAACGGCGGCGCGATTGCGCTCGGCCACCCGCTCGGTGCAAGCGGCACCAAGCTGATGGCAACGCTCGTCCACGCGCTGAAGGCGCGCGGCAAGAAATACGGCCTGCAGACGATGTGCGAAGGCGGCGGCGTCGCCAACGTCACCATCGTCGAGGCGCTCTAA
- a CDS encoding TonB-dependent receptor domain-containing protein: MRKIHTKTIKGLAFSASAIALTVGSQAFAQDADCPEGQEEVGGECVAETVDVTDASTEAVPGAIVVTGSRIQRNDTYNSISPLQVLETETLQDTGQFDTAAILQQSESAAGIQIDATFQGFVLNNGPGSQTLDLRGLGADRTLLLVNGRRLAPAGVEGAPSNPSINLIPSSLVARYDLLLDGASSVYGSDAVAGVGNIVLRKDFDGVELFASGDLNEQGAGNDYRISAAWGKYGSNWNFGIGFEYQKRDEIKIGDRDFLAGCNTHYEVTDSGEIRTLGISDNANTLADSGGTIGEIPTDCTIDAAVRRIIPNSPLFFSSIYYDETVYPTTGQAGNTGIPFFSDAFDAFGNPVDRNGDGLLDVNFAEVTRNGTDLSPSFVSPQDTYNVMAYGEYSFGGDYNITPYFEANYSRAEVTARSTQPQLFPYVQGSNPFNPCNIANNDCGDDNNTFDGLYTFAGGAFARPTGRSYTVRPVVGVDGDRNVVETVQEQYRGVFGIRGDLPFINFGPGNDWTFDISGVYSRSEGTSSRAGIRQDRLALALGLDPTVDSAVRFATPPVLSSGACGTTGFRNPDNLRDDVVAGCVPVNLFAPSLYQTAVGDFATQAERDYLFDTRDFDTTYEQTIISAYLQGSVFELPGGTAKMVIGGEYRNDSLASIPDEVASEGLFFGFFADQGATGSKEIWEAFGEIDLPLMSGETLVEDLRVNLSGRVTEDEFYGTNGTYSLKFGWRPIEQLLVKFSYGTSFRSPNLRELFLAGQSGFGGISDPCAVPANAYAPLNGGYQAGNDTRDASVLDNCRREGRDPTRVGTDGANTVTVPSVEITSGGSFALDPETSTSITTGFAFEESFGPIDFGFNFNYYDINVKGAIAEPTGQFIVNQCFLRDDGQRSNFCDFIQYDTDPASRQLITDVFAGFVNINEEAVRGIDLNANFGADVAAFGKDIRLGLNLRANHLIQRDSVFLTDTGEPTVDSDAGEFGFPSWTGRAIFSAQVDNVTFTWQTRYIGETEQQEDGIDPLSDAFGRGPDGQPTGFIGNTCLGNGSGSNDPVTGAFIPDGIVAGDGVFCRDIGYADDYFVSNASLRFDFDSFDIRVGVSNIFDKKPPLVDTNEVLGISNTPIGNGYDLNGREYFASIGVKF; encoded by the coding sequence ATGCGAAAAATTCACACGAAAACCATCAAGGGTCTCGCCTTCTCGGCGTCGGCAATTGCGCTGACCGTCGGAAGCCAGGCTTTCGCCCAGGACGCCGATTGTCCTGAAGGCCAGGAAGAAGTGGGTGGCGAATGCGTCGCCGAAACCGTCGACGTAACCGACGCCAGCACGGAAGCCGTGCCGGGCGCGATCGTCGTTACCGGTTCGCGCATTCAGCGCAACGACACCTACAACAGCATCTCGCCGCTGCAGGTTCTCGAAACCGAAACGCTGCAGGACACCGGCCAGTTCGATACCGCCGCGATCCTCCAGCAGAGCGAATCCGCTGCCGGTATCCAGATCGATGCCACCTTCCAGGGCTTCGTGCTCAACAACGGCCCGGGCTCGCAGACCCTCGACCTTCGTGGTCTTGGTGCCGACCGCACCCTGCTGCTCGTCAACGGCCGCCGTCTCGCACCGGCCGGTGTCGAAGGCGCACCGAGCAACCCGTCGATCAACCTCATCCCGTCGTCGCTCGTGGCGCGTTACGACCTGCTGCTCGACGGTGCATCGTCGGTCTACGGTTCGGACGCAGTTGCCGGCGTGGGTAACATCGTCCTGCGCAAGGACTTCGACGGCGTCGAACTGTTTGCCAGCGGCGACCTGAACGAACAGGGCGCGGGCAACGATTACCGCATCAGCGCTGCCTGGGGTAAGTACGGCAGCAACTGGAACTTCGGTATCGGCTTCGAATACCAGAAGCGCGACGAGATCAAGATCGGCGACCGCGACTTCCTCGCTGGTTGTAACACCCACTACGAAGTCACCGACAGCGGTGAAATCCGTACGCTGGGCATCTCGGACAATGCCAACACGCTGGCTGACAGCGGCGGCACCATCGGCGAAATCCCGACCGATTGTACGATCGACGCAGCGGTCCGCCGCATCATCCCGAACAGCCCGCTGTTCTTCAGCTCGATCTACTACGACGAGACCGTTTACCCGACCACCGGCCAGGCCGGTAACACGGGTATCCCGTTCTTCAGCGACGCCTTCGACGCATTCGGCAATCCTGTCGATCGCAACGGCGACGGCCTGCTGGACGTCAACTTCGCAGAAGTGACGCGCAACGGTACCGACCTCAGCCCCTCGTTCGTGAGCCCGCAGGACACGTACAACGTGATGGCTTACGGTGAGTACAGCTTCGGCGGCGACTACAACATCACGCCGTACTTCGAAGCGAACTACAGCCGCGCAGAAGTGACTGCCCGCAGCACCCAGCCGCAGCTGTTCCCGTACGTTCAGGGCAGCAACCCGTTCAACCCGTGTAACATCGCCAACAACGACTGCGGCGACGACAACAACACCTTCGACGGTCTCTACACCTTCGCTGGTGGCGCTTTCGCCCGTCCGACCGGCCGTTCCTACACGGTCCGCCCGGTTGTCGGCGTGGACGGCGACCGTAACGTGGTCGAGACGGTGCAGGAGCAGTATCGCGGTGTCTTCGGCATCCGCGGCGACCTGCCCTTCATCAACTTCGGCCCGGGCAACGACTGGACCTTCGACATCTCGGGCGTGTACTCGCGTTCGGAAGGTACCTCGTCGCGCGCCGGTATCCGTCAGGACCGCCTGGCCCTGGCCCTCGGCCTCGACCCGACGGTCGACAGTGCGGTTCGCTTCGCGACCCCGCCGGTCCTCTCGAGCGGTGCTTGCGGTACCACGGGCTTCCGTAACCCCGACAACCTCCGCGACGACGTGGTTGCAGGCTGTGTGCCCGTGAACCTCTTCGCGCCGAGCCTCTACCAGACCGCGGTTGGCGACTTCGCTACCCAGGCCGAACGTGACTACCTGTTCGACACCCGTGACTTCGACACGACCTACGAACAGACCATCATCTCGGCTTACCTGCAGGGTAGCGTTTTCGAACTGCCCGGCGGCACCGCCAAGATGGTGATCGGTGGTGAATACCGTAACGACTCGCTCGCCTCGATCCCCGACGAAGTTGCTTCGGAAGGCCTGTTCTTCGGCTTCTTCGCCGACCAGGGCGCGACCGGCAGCAAGGAAATCTGGGAAGCCTTCGGCGAAATCGATCTTCCGCTCATGTCGGGTGAAACGCTGGTCGAAGACCTGCGCGTCAACCTGTCGGGCCGTGTGACCGAAGACGAGTTCTACGGCACCAACGGTACCTACTCGCTGAAGTTCGGCTGGCGTCCGATCGAGCAGCTGCTCGTGAAGTTCTCCTACGGTACGTCGTTCCGTTCGCCGAACCTGCGCGAACTGTTCCTGGCCGGTCAGTCGGGCTTCGGTGGTATCTCCGATCCCTGCGCCGTCCCGGCCAATGCCTATGCACCGCTCAACGGCGGCTACCAGGCAGGCAACGACACGCGTGATGCTTCGGTTCTCGACAACTGCCGCCGTGAAGGCCGCGATCCGACCCGCGTCGGTACCGACGGTGCGAACACGGTCACCGTGCCGAGCGTCGAAATCACCTCGGGTGGTAGCTTCGCGCTGGATCCGGAAACCTCGACCTCGATCACGACCGGCTTCGCTTTCGAAGAGTCGTTCGGTCCGATCGATTTCGGCTTCAACTTCAACTACTACGACATCAACGTGAAGGGTGCGATCGCAGAACCGACCGGCCAGTTCATCGTCAACCAGTGCTTCCTGCGCGACGATGGCCAGCGTTCGAACTTCTGTGACTTCATCCAGTACGACACCGATCCGGCTTCGCGTCAGCTGATCACGGACGTCTTCGCAGGCTTCGTGAACATCAACGAAGAAGCGGTCCGCGGTATCGACCTGAACGCCAACTTCGGCGCTGATGTCGCTGCCTTCGGCAAGGACATCCGTCTCGGCCTGAACCTGCGTGCCAACCACCTGATCCAGCGTGACTCGGTCTTCCTGACCGACACCGGTGAACCGACGGTGGACAGCGACGCCGGTGAGTTCGGCTTCCCGTCCTGGACGGGTCGCGCGATCTTCAGCGCCCAGGTCGACAACGTGACCTTCACCTGGCAGACCCGCTACATCGGCGAGACCGAGCAGCAGGAAGACGGTATCGACCCGCTGTCGGACGCCTTCGGACGTGGTCCGGACGGCCAGCCGACCGGCTTCATCGGTAACACCTGCCTTGGTAACGGTTCGGGCAGCAACGATCCGGTCACCGGCGCGTTCATCCCCGACGGCATCGTTGCGGGTGACGGCGTGTTCTGCCGCGACATCGGCTACGCCGACGATTACTTCGTCAGCAACGCCTCGCTGCGCTTCGACTTCGACAGCTTCGACATCCGCGTGGGTGTTTCGAACATCTTCGACAAGAAGCCGCCGCTGGTGGACACCAACGAAGTGCTCGGCATCTCGAACACTCCGATCGGTAACGGTTACGACCTCAACGGTCGTGAGTACTTCGCCTCGATCGGCGTGAAGTTCTAA
- a CDS encoding SDR family NAD(P)-dependent oxidoreductase yields MEVSANTPAVVTGGASGLGEATARALAAKGAKVAIFDMNEEKGEAVAKDIGGIFCKVNVMSDEDVDAGFAKARAAHGQERILVNCAGIGNAMKTASRDKQTGEIKHFPLSAFEFIIQVNLIGTFRCIAKSAAGMMTLDPLSEDGDRGAIVNTASVAGEDGQIGQAAYSASKGGVIGMTLPIARDLMQEGIRVNTILPGIFNTPLMNAAPPQVKEALAASVPFPKRLGNPEEYAMLAMTMIECGYFNGEDVRLDGAIRMAPR; encoded by the coding sequence ATGGAAGTTTCAGCCAATACCCCCGCAGTCGTCACCGGCGGCGCATCGGGCCTCGGTGAAGCCACCGCCCGCGCGCTGGCAGCCAAGGGCGCCAAGGTCGCCATCTTCGACATGAACGAAGAGAAGGGCGAAGCGGTCGCCAAGGACATCGGCGGCATCTTCTGCAAGGTCAACGTCATGAGCGACGAGGACGTCGATGCCGGTTTCGCCAAGGCGCGCGCAGCCCACGGCCAGGAACGCATCCTCGTCAACTGCGCCGGGATCGGCAACGCGATGAAGACCGCCAGCCGCGACAAGCAGACCGGCGAAATCAAGCACTTCCCGCTGTCCGCCTTCGAGTTCATCATCCAGGTGAACCTCATCGGCACCTTCCGCTGCATCGCCAAGTCGGCTGCCGGCATGATGACGCTCGACCCGCTGTCGGAAGACGGCGATCGGGGTGCCATCGTCAACACGGCATCGGTTGCCGGTGAAGACGGCCAGATCGGCCAGGCCGCCTATTCCGCCTCGAAGGGCGGCGTCATCGGCATGACCCTGCCGATCGCACGCGACCTGATGCAGGAAGGCATCCGCGTGAACACCATCCTTCCGGGCATCTTCAACACCCCGCTGATGAACGCTGCCCCGCCGCAGGTGAAGGAAGCGCTGGCCGCTTCGGTGCCGTTCCCCAAGCGTCTCGGCAACCCGGAAGAATACGCCATGCTCGCCATGACCATGATCGAGTGCGGCTATTTCAACGGCGAGGACGTGCGCCTCGACGGCGCGATCCGCATGGCGCCGCGCTAA
- the clpB gene encoding ATP-dependent chaperone ClpB, with product MNLEKFTDRAKGFLQSAQTVAIRMSHQRISPLHLLKALLEDSEGMAAQLIQRAGGNPGVAITEVDTALGKVPSVSGGGAQQTPGLDNDAVRVLDQAEQLAEKAGDSFVPVQRLLQALALADNDAGRALKSAGVDAKSLEAAIQEATKGRAAHSASAEESYDAMKKYARDLTQAARDGKLDPVIGRDEEIRRTVQILARRTKNNPALIGEPGTGKTAIAEGLALRIANGDVPDSLKGRTLMALDMGALIAGAKYRGEFEERLKAVLDEVKGAEGQIILFIDEMHTLIGAGASEGSMDAGNLLKPALSRGELHCIGATTLDEYQKYVEKDPALQRRFQPVYIDEPTVEDTISILRGIKDKYELHHGVRITDGAIVAAAQLSNRYIQNRFLPDKAIDLMDEAASRIRMEVESKPEEIEGLDRRIIQLRIEEQALQKETDSASKDRLEALRKELSELEQQSSELTTRWQNERDKIHAEARVKEELDQARLELEQAQRAGDLAKAGELQYGRIPELEKKLEEASGHTDNALLKEEVTEDDIAGVVSRWTGIPVDRMMEGEREKLLDMENILGKRVIGQSQAIDAVSKAVRRARAGLQDPGRPLGSFLFLGPTGVGKTELTKALAGFLFDDDSAMVRIDMSEFMEKHAVARLIGAPPGYVGYEEGGVLTEAVRRRPYQVVLFDEVEKAHTDVFNVLLQVLDDGRLTDGQGRVVDFSNTLIILTSNLGSQYLANLDDGQKVEDVEPQVMDVVRGHFRPEFLNRLDEIILFHRLAQEHMAPIVDIQVARVQKLLKDRKIVLDLTDGAKKWLGRVGYDPVYGARPLKRAVQRYVQDPLADMILSGKVPDGSTVRIDEGDGQLDMKVS from the coding sequence ATGAATCTCGAGAAGTTCACCGATCGCGCCAAGGGTTTCCTGCAAAGCGCGCAGACCGTGGCAATCCGCATGAGCCACCAGCGCATCTCGCCGCTGCACCTGTTGAAGGCACTGCTGGAAGACAGCGAGGGCATGGCCGCGCAGCTGATCCAGCGCGCTGGCGGCAACCCTGGCGTGGCCATTACCGAAGTCGACACCGCGCTCGGCAAGGTGCCGTCTGTGTCGGGCGGCGGGGCGCAGCAGACGCCAGGCCTCGACAATGATGCCGTGCGGGTGCTCGACCAAGCGGAACAGCTGGCCGAGAAGGCGGGCGACAGCTTCGTGCCCGTGCAGCGCCTGCTGCAGGCGCTCGCGCTGGCGGACAATGACGCCGGCCGCGCGCTGAAGTCGGCAGGCGTGGATGCCAAGTCGCTCGAAGCGGCCATCCAGGAAGCGACCAAGGGCCGCGCCGCGCACAGCGCCAGCGCCGAAGAGAGCTATGACGCGATGAAGAAGTACGCGCGCGACCTCACGCAGGCGGCGCGCGACGGCAAGCTCGACCCCGTGATCGGCCGCGACGAGGAGATCCGCCGCACGGTGCAGATCCTCGCCCGCCGGACCAAGAACAATCCCGCCCTCATCGGCGAACCCGGCACTGGCAAGACCGCGATTGCCGAAGGCCTCGCGCTGCGCATCGCCAATGGCGACGTGCCCGACAGCCTCAAGGGCCGCACGCTGATGGCACTCGACATGGGCGCGCTGATTGCGGGCGCGAAGTATCGCGGCGAGTTCGAGGAACGCCTCAAGGCGGTGCTAGACGAAGTGAAGGGCGCCGAAGGCCAGATCATCCTGTTCATCGACGAGATGCACACGCTGATCGGCGCGGGCGCGTCCGAAGGCAGCATGGATGCGGGCAATCTCCTCAAGCCCGCCCTGTCGCGCGGTGAGCTCCACTGCATCGGTGCGACCACGCTCGACGAATACCAGAAGTATGTCGAGAAGGACCCCGCGCTGCAGCGGCGTTTCCAGCCGGTCTACATCGACGAGCCCACGGTCGAGGACACGATCTCGATCCTGCGCGGCATCAAGGACAAGTACGAGCTGCACCACGGCGTGCGCATCACCGACGGTGCGATCGTCGCGGCGGCGCAGCTGTCCAACCGCTACATCCAGAACCGCTTCCTGCCCGACAAGGCCATCGACCTGATGGACGAGGCAGCTTCGCGCATCCGCATGGAAGTGGAGAGCAAGCCCGAGGAAATCGAAGGTCTCGACCGTCGTATCATCCAGCTGCGGATCGAGGAGCAGGCACTGCAGAAGGAAACCGACAGTGCCTCCAAGGACCGCCTCGAGGCGCTGCGCAAGGAGCTGTCCGAACTCGAACAGCAGTCGTCGGAGCTGACCACCCGCTGGCAGAACGAGCGCGACAAGATCCATGCCGAAGCGCGGGTCAAGGAAGAGCTCGACCAAGCACGGCTGGAGCTGGAACAGGCGCAGCGCGCGGGCGATCTCGCCAAGGCGGGCGAACTGCAATACGGCCGTATTCCCGAGCTCGAGAAGAAGCTCGAGGAGGCAAGCGGCCACACCGACAACGCCCTGCTCAAGGAAGAAGTCACCGAAGACGACATCGCGGGTGTGGTCAGCCGCTGGACCGGCATTCCCGTCGACCGGATGATGGAAGGCGAGCGCGAGAAGCTGCTCGACATGGAAAACATTCTCGGCAAGCGGGTGATCGGCCAGAGCCAGGCGATCGATGCGGTGTCCAAGGCGGTGCGCCGTGCGCGCGCCGGCCTGCAGGACCCCGGCCGTCCGCTGGGCAGTTTCCTGTTCCTGGGCCCCACCGGCGTCGGCAAGACCGAACTGACCAAGGCGCTCGCCGGATTCCTGTTCGACGACGACAGCGCGATGGTGCGCATCGACATGAGCGAATTCATGGAGAAGCACGCGGTCGCCCGCCTGATCGGCGCGCCTCCGGGCTATGTCGGTTACGAGGAAGGCGGCGTCCTGACTGAAGCCGTTCGCCGCAGGCCCTATCAGGTGGTGCTGTTCGACGAGGTCGAGAAGGCGCACACCGATGTCTTCAACGTGCTGCTGCAGGTACTCGACGACGGGCGCCTGACCGACGGGCAGGGCAGGGTGGTGGATTTCAGCAACACGCTGATCATCCTCACTTCCAACCTCGGCAGCCAGTACCTCGCCAATCTCGACGACGGCCAGAAGGTCGAGGATGTCGAGCCGCAGGTGATGGACGTGGTGCGCGGGCATTTCCGGCCCGAGTTCCTCAACCGGCTGGACGAGATCATCCTCTTCCACCGCCTTGCGCAGGAGCACATGGCGCCGATCGTCGATATCCAGGTGGCGCGAGTGCAGAAGCTGCTCAAGGACCGCAAGATCGTGCTCGACCTGACGGATGGCGCGAAGAAGTGGCTTGGCCGCGTCGGCTACGATCCGGTCTACGGCGCAAGGCCGCTCAAGCGCGCCGTCCAGCGCTATGTACAGGACCCGCTGGCCGACATGATCCTGTCGGGCAAGGTGCCCGATGGATCGACCGTCCGGATCGACGAAGGCGACGGGCAGCTGGACATGAAGGTGAGCTGA
- a CDS encoding TonB-dependent receptor domain-containing protein: protein MKKSTQLRLSAGSLSVALAMVAAPAFAQDADVTDTAASEEAAPAIIVTGTRLNANPNLESAAPVLSVSSEQIQSTGTVRIEDLVNQLPQVFAGQAGEVSNGASGTATLDLRGLGSVRTLVLIDGRRLPYGSSQISSANLDLIPTQLIERVDILTGGASAVYGSDAVGGVANFILKRDFEGVELDFQGGFQQHGNDIDFWEGVLDSASQPKPGPIVDGAEYAFTGIFGTNTADGRGNVTIYANYEKREAVTQNNRAFSACTVGPSSRGFEGVGCVGSGNFRLFGGPGGFAFQQEDGTIIPYAGGPQQTYNFGQRNFFQRPSERFTLYGKAYYEISDNVEAFADISYVDNFSDAQIAETASFGIGSYSINCDNPYIQNTPGLQLTDIFGCSAQDIIDGTIVSGITASHRNVEGGPRNSRLENSAFRIVGGFRGTFGDIWDWEAFGQYAETSDTSTSTNDFVVSKLQQAFFATTDANGNVVCVDPSGGCVPYNPFQRNPDGTTAITPDQYNFIQGVGIVIGETSQLVLGANLQADLGDYGFKSPLSEEGVAFLVGVEYRQDKLNAIPDEISQVPGGGFTGVGGATLPVSGRVDVHEFYSELQIPLITDRPFFNELVLAGQYRHSEYEASGNDTTNSFGTDAFGAQLSWSPVDSLTLRANFQRAVRAPNVIELYTGQNTGLPNLNVAGTNSNGVQVYDPCATNAPIASLAACANTGVTAAQYGTILDVISGQTQALTGGNPQLQPESSDTWTFGAVFEPTFVPGLSISVDYFDITVEDYISAGIAAQVSLDNCLATGDPTFCDLITRGPGGTLAAGPQGVGFQQTNINIAELTTSGIDGQISYRTNLGSLGGLNFNYAATYLDTADFIPFPGGDPIVCAGYSDNGCLQPVNAQYRHRLAVTWESDFNLDATVAWRHYSEVDAFGGEDVGPNESLIDDNLPARNYVDLSMFYDVTESITLRFGVNNILNANPPVSASSGPPLGNGNTYPTIYDTGRSFFAGLNIRFGE from the coding sequence ATGAAAAAATCTACGCAACTTCGCCTTAGCGCCGGATCGCTGTCCGTCGCTCTGGCCATGGTGGCGGCTCCGGCCTTCGCCCAGGATGCGGATGTCACCGACACCGCAGCCTCGGAAGAAGCCGCACCGGCCATCATCGTGACGGGTACGCGTCTTAACGCAAACCCGAACCTCGAGAGCGCTGCTCCCGTCCTTTCGGTTTCGAGCGAGCAGATCCAGTCGACCGGTACGGTTCGTATCGAAGACCTCGTCAACCAGCTGCCGCAGGTTTTCGCCGGCCAGGCCGGTGAAGTCTCGAACGGCGCTTCGGGTACTGCAACGCTCGACCTTCGCGGCCTCGGCTCGGTCCGTACGCTCGTCCTGATCGACGGTCGTCGCCTGCCCTACGGTTCGTCGCAGATCTCGTCGGCCAACCTCGACCTTATCCCGACCCAGCTGATCGAGCGCGTCGACATCCTGACGGGTGGTGCATCGGCAGTTTACGGTTCGGACGCAGTCGGCGGTGTTGCCAACTTCATCCTCAAGCGTGACTTCGAAGGCGTCGAACTGGACTTCCAGGGCGGCTTCCAGCAGCACGGCAACGACATCGACTTCTGGGAAGGCGTTCTTGACAGCGCCAGCCAGCCGAAGCCGGGTCCGATCGTGGACGGCGCAGAATATGCCTTCACCGGCATCTTCGGCACGAACACTGCCGACGGCCGTGGTAACGTCACCATTTACGCCAATTACGAAAAGCGTGAAGCCGTTACCCAGAACAACCGCGCATTCTCTGCCTGTACGGTAGGCCCCTCGAGCCGTGGCTTCGAAGGCGTCGGCTGCGTCGGTTCGGGTAACTTCCGCCTGTTCGGTGGCCCGGGTGGCTTCGCCTTCCAGCAGGAAGACGGCACCATCATCCCCTACGCCGGTGGCCCGCAGCAGACCTACAACTTCGGTCAGCGCAACTTCTTCCAGCGTCCGTCGGAGCGTTTCACGCTTTACGGTAAGGCGTATTACGAAATCTCCGACAACGTCGAAGCTTTCGCCGACATCAGCTATGTCGACAACTTCTCGGATGCACAGATCGCAGAAACCGCTTCGTTCGGTATCGGTTCGTACTCGATCAACTGCGACAACCCGTACATCCAGAACACGCCCGGCCTCCAGCTGACCGACATCTTCGGCTGTTCGGCTCAGGACATCATCGACGGCACGATCGTGAGCGGCATCACCGCTTCGCACCGTAACGTCGAAGGCGGCCCGCGTAACTCGCGCCTCGAAAACTCGGCGTTCCGTATCGTGGGCGGTTTCCGCGGCACGTTCGGCGACATCTGGGACTGGGAAGCTTTCGGCCAGTACGCCGAAACCTCCGACACCTCGACCTCGACCAACGACTTCGTCGTTTCCAAGCTGCAGCAGGCTTTCTTCGCAACGACCGATGCAAACGGCAACGTGGTCTGCGTCGATCCGTCGGGCGGTTGTGTTCCCTACAACCCGTTCCAGCGTAACCCCGATGGCACCACCGCCATCACCCCGGATCAGTACAACTTCATCCAGGGTGTCGGCATCGTCATCGGTGAAACCTCGCAGCTGGTGCTCGGCGCCAACCTGCAGGCAGACCTTGGTGATTACGGCTTCAAGTCGCCGCTCTCCGAAGAAGGCGTCGCCTTCCTCGTGGGTGTGGAATATCGCCAGGACAAGCTGAACGCGATCCCTGACGAAATCAGCCAGGTTCCGGGCGGCGGCTTCACGGGCGTCGGCGGTGCAACCCTGCCGGTTTCGGGTCGTGTGGACGTCCACGAGTTCTACAGCGAACTCCAGATCCCGCTGATCACCGACCGTCCGTTCTTCAACGAACTGGTCCTCGCCGGTCAGTACCGTCACTCGGAGTATGAAGCTTCGGGTAACGACACCACGAACAGCTTCGGCACGGACGCTTTCGGCGCCCAGCTGAGCTGGTCGCCGGTCGACAGCCTGACGCTGCGTGCCAACTTCCAGCGTGCAGTTCGCGCACCGAACGTTATCGAGCTCTATACGGGCCAGAACACCGGTCTGCCGAACCTGAACGTTGCCGGCACCAACAGCAACGGCGTGCAGGTCTATGACCCGTGCGCTACCAACGCTCCGATTGCTTCGCTCGCAGCTTGCGCCAACACCGGCGTGACTGCAGCACAGTACGGCACCATCCTCGACGTGATCTCGGGCCAGACCCAGGCACTGACGGGTGGTAACCCGCAGCTGCAGCCGGAAAGCTCGGACACCTGGACCTTCGGTGCGGTTTTCGAACCGACCTTCGTCCCGGGTCTGTCGATCTCGGTGGACTACTTCGACATCACCGTCGAAGATTACATCAGCGCCGGTATCGCGGCTCAGGTCTCGCTGGATAACTGCCTTGCAACGGGCGATCCGACGTTCTGTGACCTGATCACCCGTGGTCCGGGCGGTACGCTTGCAGCTGGCCCGCAGGGCGTCGGCTTCCAGCAGACCAACATCAACATCGCAGAACTGACCACGTCGGGCATCGACGGCCAGATCAGCTACCGTACCAACCTCGGTAGCCTGGGCGGCCTGAACTTCAACTACGCAGCGACCTATCTCGATACGGCTGACTTCATCCCGTTCCCGGGTGGTGATCCGATCGTTTGTGCCGGTTACTCGGATAACGGCTGTCTCCAGCCCGTTAACGCGCAGTACCGTCACCGTCTCGCTGTCACCTGGGAAAGCGACTTCAACCTGGATGCTACCGTCGCGTGGCGTCACTACAGCGAAGTCGATGCCTTCGGTGGTGAAGATGTGGGTCCGAACGAGTCGCTGATCGACGACAACCTGCCCGCTCGTAACTACGTCGACCTGTCGATGTTCTACGACGTGACGGAGTCGATCACCCTGCGCTTCGGTGTGAACAACATCCTCAACGCAAACCCGCCGGTCAGTGCATCGTCGGGCCCGCCGCTGGGTAACGGTAACACCTATCCGACCATCTACGACACCGGTCGGTCCTTCTTCGCAGGCCTGAACATCCGTTTCGGCGAATAA